One window of Thermocoleostomius sinensis A174 genomic DNA carries:
- a CDS encoding peptidoglycan D,D-transpeptidase FtsI family protein gives MAISFSFLQSLRQQWTSRNTRSQLSRGRSSHSSARRSATERSSVHPSPSKLRSPLKESQPSLSRRPSRSSQLASTPPSRLQQVAKRLFVDSQQHRLGQLPRTQHPLVQLPNRSQRPRAKAPRASQLRFRMILVWSILLVAMLLLLLNLFRIQVLQASTLKELAKAQQMIYLNPLVPRRPIVDRTGTVLAMDQPVYTLYAHPILFQKPVYEIASILTPILNHRPEELMEKLEQGESGIRLQDGLPEDISRQITNLQLDGLELVPEQQRLYPQQDLFADVVGYVNVDRHGQSGVEYSFEEQLRHSIEGMALTRSGDGSIIPIELPRNFLEQQQDDLQLQLTVDSRLQRSARLALKQQLAKYSAKRGAVLAMNVHNGAILAMVSEPSYDPNKYYEANLEQLRNWVLSDLYEPGSTFKPINVAIALQSGAVRPDDTFYDEGAIEVGGWPIQNSDFEENGGRGQLSVSEIVQYSSNVGMVRMMQMLEPGVYYGWLERLLLEQPTGIDLPSEAGGQLKSYQQFTSASIEPATTAFGQGFSLTPIKLLQLHSMLANGGKMVTPHVVQGLIKTDGEISWQLERPQPRPIFSPEVAKTVLLMMEDAVLEGTGQLAAIPGYRVAGKTGTAQKAGIDGGYTSARITSFISLFPVDDPQYAILAVVDEPQGEDAYGSTVAAPIVRTVIESLINIDRIPSSKVDNSEDASEEWTEEWSDDRQNVPGNYVEEDMGDGYVDEAIRD, from the coding sequence ATGGCTATTTCCTTCTCGTTTCTTCAATCTCTGCGACAGCAATGGACAAGCCGAAACACGCGATCTCAGTTATCTAGGGGACGCTCATCTCATTCGTCTGCTCGGCGATCGGCCACGGAGCGATCGTCTGTCCACCCATCCCCCTCTAAACTGCGTTCACCCCTAAAAGAAAGTCAACCCTCTCTAAGCCGCCGACCCAGTAGGAGTTCGCAATTAGCTTCTACTCCCCCATCTCGATTACAGCAAGTAGCCAAACGGCTTTTCGTTGATAGCCAACAACATCGGCTGGGACAGTTGCCCCGGACGCAACACCCGCTAGTGCAGCTACCTAATCGATCGCAGCGCCCACGGGCTAAGGCTCCACGGGCATCCCAGCTTCGGTTTCGGATGATTCTGGTATGGAGTATATTGCTGGTGGCCATGCTGCTGCTGTTGCTGAATTTGTTCCGAATTCAGGTCTTACAAGCTAGTACGTTGAAAGAGCTAGCCAAAGCCCAGCAGATGATTTACCTAAATCCGCTGGTTCCTCGCCGGCCGATTGTCGATCGCACGGGAACCGTTTTGGCAATGGATCAACCAGTCTATACACTGTATGCCCATCCAATCTTGTTTCAAAAACCAGTCTATGAAATTGCCAGCATCCTGACACCCATTCTCAATCATCGACCAGAAGAATTGATGGAGAAACTAGAACAAGGTGAAAGCGGTATTCGCCTTCAGGATGGATTGCCCGAAGATATCAGTCGTCAAATTACTAATCTGCAACTAGACGGGCTGGAATTGGTGCCAGAACAGCAACGGTTATATCCACAGCAAGATCTGTTTGCCGATGTGGTGGGCTACGTCAATGTCGATCGTCACGGACAATCAGGTGTTGAATATAGCTTTGAAGAGCAGTTGCGGCACTCTATTGAAGGCATGGCTCTGACCCGATCGGGCGACGGATCAATTATTCCGATCGAATTGCCGCGCAACTTCCTAGAGCAACAACAAGATGATCTTCAGCTACAGCTTACGGTTGATAGTCGTCTCCAGCGTTCTGCTCGGTTAGCTCTGAAACAACAGCTAGCAAAATACAGCGCCAAACGGGGAGCGGTGCTGGCGATGAATGTGCATAACGGAGCCATTCTGGCCATGGTGTCAGAACCGTCCTACGATCCTAATAAGTACTATGAAGCCAATTTAGAGCAACTGCGCAACTGGGTATTGAGCGATCTCTATGAACCTGGTTCTACGTTTAAGCCCATCAATGTCGCTATTGCACTGCAATCGGGTGCGGTTCGTCCCGATGACACGTTTTATGACGAAGGGGCGATCGAAGTGGGCGGCTGGCCAATTCAAAACTCCGACTTTGAGGAAAATGGCGGACGCGGTCAATTGTCGGTCAGTGAAATTGTGCAATATTCCAGCAACGTTGGTATGGTGCGGATGATGCAAATGCTGGAACCAGGGGTCTACTATGGCTGGCTGGAACGACTATTGTTAGAGCAACCAACTGGAATTGATTTGCCGTCTGAAGCAGGGGGACAACTCAAAAGCTATCAGCAGTTCACCAGTGCTTCGATCGAACCTGCTACGACTGCTTTTGGACAAGGATTCTCATTGACGCCGATTAAGCTGCTGCAATTACACAGCATGTTGGCAAATGGCGGCAAAATGGTGACCCCGCATGTTGTCCAAGGGTTAATCAAAACAGATGGTGAAATTAGTTGGCAATTAGAGCGGCCACAACCTCGGCCAATCTTTTCGCCTGAAGTTGCGAAAACTGTTCTGTTAATGATGGAAGATGCAGTACTAGAAGGAACTGGGCAACTCGCAGCAATTCCGGGCTATCGCGTCGCTGGCAAAACAGGAACAGCCCAAAAAGCTGGGATTGATGGAGGCTACACTAGTGCTAGAATCACCAGCTTTATCAGTCTTTTCCCCGTTGATGATCCCCAATATGCCATTTTAGCGGTAGTGGATGAACCGCAAGGCGAAGATGCGTATGGATCAACCGTAGCAGCGCCGATCGTGCGAACGGTGATTGAATCCTTGATTAACATCGATCGCATTCCCTCCAGCAAGGTGGATAATTCAGAAGATGCATCTGAGGAATGGACTGAGGAATGGTCAGACGATCGACAGAATGTCCCAGGAAATTATGTTGAGGAAGATATGGGTGATGGGTATGTAGATGAGGCAATTAGGGACTAG
- the cofH gene encoding 7,8-didemethyl-8-hydroxy-5-deazariboflavin synthase subunit CofH, with amino-acid sequence MITQTINAILDRALAGQDISEAEGVVLLQQTEAEPIAAIQQVADRLRQQQVGDSVTYVINRNINFTNICEQHCSFCAFRRDDGDAGAYWLNEATILEKARDAVQRGATEICMQGGLNPQAKLHGSSLAYYVHLIHTIKDAFPDLHLHAFSPQEIQFIAREDQLRYIDVILALQAVGVDSMPGTAAEVLDDEVRRVICPEKIDSATWLEIVGTAHRVGMPTTSTLLSGHIETPEHQMRHLGRLRSLQQAAVERGDRGLTEFILLPFVGQEAPKPLRRRVGRDQPVLADALKLMAVARIFLGHWIPNHQPSWVKLGLAGATTALNWGCNDIGGTLMEEHITTMAGAQGGTCMEVEDLRMAIESIGRVAQQRDTLYGKIND; translated from the coding sequence GTGATTACTCAAACAATTAATGCTATTCTCGATCGCGCCCTCGCCGGACAGGATATTTCCGAAGCAGAAGGCGTTGTGCTGCTGCAACAAACAGAAGCAGAACCCATTGCCGCCATTCAACAGGTGGCCGATCGGCTGCGACAGCAGCAAGTCGGAGATTCTGTCACCTATGTGATTAACCGTAATATTAACTTCACGAATATCTGCGAACAACACTGTAGCTTTTGTGCGTTTCGGCGAGATGACGGAGACGCCGGGGCTTATTGGCTCAACGAAGCGACCATTTTGGAGAAAGCCAGAGATGCTGTGCAGCGAGGAGCGACTGAAATTTGTATGCAGGGCGGTTTGAATCCGCAAGCCAAACTCCACGGTTCTTCATTGGCTTACTATGTGCACCTCATTCACACCATTAAAGATGCCTTTCCCGATTTACACCTACACGCCTTTTCGCCCCAAGAAATTCAATTCATCGCCCGCGAAGATCAATTGCGCTACATAGATGTAATTCTGGCATTGCAAGCAGTTGGAGTAGACTCGATGCCCGGAACCGCCGCCGAAGTATTGGACGATGAGGTACGGCGCGTGATTTGTCCCGAAAAAATCGACTCAGCAACGTGGCTTGAGATTGTCGGAACGGCACATCGAGTGGGGATGCCCACGACCAGCACGCTGTTATCCGGGCACATTGAAACACCAGAACACCAGATGCGGCATTTAGGGCGACTGCGATCGCTTCAACAAGCGGCCGTTGAACGAGGCGATCGGGGTTTAACAGAATTCATTCTGTTGCCATTTGTTGGACAAGAAGCGCCCAAACCGCTGCGGCGTCGAGTCGGACGCGATCAGCCTGTTCTGGCGGATGCTCTGAAACTAATGGCCGTGGCGCGCATTTTTCTCGGTCATTGGATTCCCAATCACCAACCAAGCTGGGTCAAGCTGGGTCTTGCTGGAGCCACTACAGCACTGAATTGGGGCTGTAATGACATTGGCGGCACCTTGATGGAAGAGCATATTACCACGATGGCCGGGGCGCAGGGTGGAACATGTATGGAAGTGGAGGATCTACGGATGGCGATTGAGTCGATCGGGCGGGTGGCCCAGCAGCGAGATACGCTATATGGCAAGATCAACGATTAG
- a CDS encoding CHAT domain-containing protein: MKYYRQFKFILIFFFAIGLGFIIPMNASQGIDRGLTAKTSLSQLQTQTLEQQAQQFYEQGQYQQAIDRLQQAIAGYENQPLRQAAAYSNLALAHQQLGNWAEANQAIYTSLNLLQAIEAVDPIVLAQVLNIQGGLQLAQGQPQAAIASWQQATTLFEQANFAQANQVEAIAQMHIHQAHALQTMGLYRQAISQLSALNQRLQTESDSVVKATALRSLGDALIVAGNLPQAEATLNQSLQIATQLPDSSETQDAIAAIYLSLGNLTRAQAFADLGRQNLTPTEAIIRLTQSPSERFDAAERAIWQQQTAAAQTFYQQTQVALDRYEQAAATAISQDTQLQSQLNQLSVFIATDRLSPALTLYPQIQTRLDALPPTRRSIYQRLDLAQNLAEIRRQRLSHPIVGDQNSNAIPSITEIAQQFTTAQQYAQSIGDVRSQSFSLGGLGELYEQTGQWQVAQSLTEQALELSQSIDATDISYRWQWQLGRLLNAQGAREAAIFAYQEAVNSLQSLRNDLVAVNRDVQFSFREQIEPVYRELVGLLLHSDQRSESNLERLIQARDVIEGLQIAELDNFFREACLDTKFQLDRIVDQEQVSAAILYTILLPNYLDVIVKLPHQSLLHVTTEVAQQTVESTIDQLLVELKRPFVSRRSMDLSAQIYDWLLRPVEATLQNSNVETLVFVLDGSLRSLPMATLYDGQQYLLQKYSVAIAPGLQLPDPQPLQAQALHALVVGLSEARENFPPLNYVVKEIEQIQADIPSQVLFNQSFTRDNFQATMRSQPFTIVHIATHGQFSSNAAGTFILAWDEPIDVNELSTVLQTQELVRPDPIELLVLSACQTAVGDRRATLGLAGVSVRAGARSTIASLWNLDDDSGAVFMGKFYQELLNSVSKAEALRRAQLSLLTDPTYQSPRFWGPYVLLGNWL; the protein is encoded by the coding sequence ATGAAATACTATCGCCAGTTTAAGTTTATTCTTATCTTTTTTTTTGCGATCGGGCTAGGTTTCATTATTCCTATGAATGCAAGTCAGGGAATCGATCGCGGACTAACGGCGAAAACATCCCTATCTCAGTTGCAAACTCAAACACTGGAACAACAGGCACAACAATTTTATGAACAAGGGCAATACCAACAGGCAATCGATCGATTGCAACAGGCGATCGCGGGTTATGAAAATCAGCCATTGCGTCAAGCCGCTGCCTACAGCAACCTGGCGTTAGCCCATCAACAGCTTGGCAACTGGGCTGAGGCGAATCAAGCTATCTACACCAGCCTGAATTTACTGCAAGCGATCGAAGCCGTTGATCCAATCGTCTTGGCACAGGTATTGAACATTCAGGGAGGGCTGCAACTAGCCCAAGGACAACCCCAAGCGGCGATCGCTAGCTGGCAACAAGCAACAACCTTATTTGAACAAGCCAATTTTGCACAAGCTAATCAGGTCGAGGCGATCGCTCAGATGCATATCCATCAGGCTCACGCCCTGCAAACGATGGGCTTATATCGTCAGGCAATTTCCCAACTGTCTGCCCTTAATCAGCGATTGCAAACGGAATCAGATTCTGTGGTAAAGGCGACGGCGCTTAGAAGTTTAGGCGATGCGCTGATTGTTGCTGGCAATTTACCACAGGCCGAAGCAACGCTGAATCAAAGCTTACAAATTGCCACTCAACTGCCTGATAGTTCTGAAACCCAAGACGCGATCGCTGCCATTTACCTCAGCTTAGGAAATTTGACCCGCGCCCAAGCGTTTGCAGATCTCGGTCGTCAGAATTTAACGCCAACCGAAGCCATCATTCGCCTGACTCAATCTCCCTCAGAGAGATTTGATGCTGCTGAGCGAGCCATCTGGCAGCAACAAACTGCTGCGGCCCAAACCTTTTACCAACAAACTCAAGTGGCCCTCGATCGCTATGAACAGGCGGCCGCTACGGCCATTTCGCAGGATACACAACTTCAGTCCCAACTGAATCAACTTAGTGTCTTCATTGCAACCGATCGGCTCTCTCCTGCCTTGACGTTGTACCCACAGATTCAAACTCGTCTGGATGCGCTTCCTCCTACCCGTCGCAGCATTTATCAACGACTGGATTTGGCACAAAATCTGGCAGAGATAAGGCGGCAGAGATTGTCACACCCTATCGTGGGCGATCAGAACTCAAATGCTATTCCCAGCATCACTGAGATTGCTCAACAATTCACTACAGCACAACAGTACGCTCAATCGATCGGGGATGTTCGATCTCAATCGTTTAGTTTGGGGGGGCTAGGCGAACTATACGAACAAACCGGACAATGGCAAGTGGCACAATCGTTGACAGAACAAGCACTGGAACTCTCTCAGTCCATTGACGCTACAGACATTTCCTATCGCTGGCAGTGGCAACTAGGACGGTTGTTGAACGCTCAAGGTGCTCGAGAAGCAGCGATTTTTGCCTATCAAGAAGCTGTCAACAGTTTGCAATCGTTGCGCAATGATTTAGTGGCTGTGAATCGAGATGTGCAGTTTTCGTTTCGCGAACAAATTGAACCTGTGTACCGAGAATTGGTTGGATTGTTACTTCATTCGGATCAACGTTCAGAATCAAACCTAGAACGTTTGATACAAGCTAGAGATGTGATTGAAGGATTGCAAATTGCAGAACTAGATAACTTTTTTCGAGAAGCGTGCCTAGATACCAAATTTCAACTCGATCGCATTGTCGATCAGGAACAAGTATCAGCAGCCATTCTTTATACCATTCTGTTGCCTAACTATTTAGATGTGATCGTGAAACTACCGCACCAATCGCTGTTGCACGTCACGACAGAAGTAGCCCAGCAAACCGTGGAATCAACGATCGATCAATTGTTGGTGGAACTGAAACGCCCCTTTGTATCACGGCGATCAATGGACTTATCGGCCCAGATTTACGATTGGTTGCTTCGTCCAGTTGAAGCCACACTGCAAAACAGTAACGTTGAAACATTGGTGTTTGTGCTAGATGGATCGTTGCGCAGTTTACCAATGGCAACCTTATATGACGGGCAACAATACTTATTACAGAAATATAGTGTGGCGATCGCCCCTGGTCTGCAATTGCCTGATCCACAACCACTTCAAGCTCAGGCCTTGCACGCGCTGGTGGTAGGGTTGAGTGAAGCTCGCGAAAATTTTCCACCACTCAATTATGTAGTCAAAGAAATTGAACAGATTCAGGCAGATATTCCCAGTCAGGTGCTGTTCAATCAAAGCTTTACGCGGGACAACTTTCAAGCCACTATGCGCTCGCAACCCTTTACAATCGTTCATATCGCCACCCATGGACAATTTAGCTCGAACGCAGCCGGAACGTTTATTCTAGCCTGGGATGAACCGATCGACGTGAATGAACTCAGCACGGTGTTACAAACACAGGAACTCGTTCGTCCAGATCCGATTGAATTGCTGGTTTTAAGTGCCTGTCAAACGGCTGTTGGCGATCGACGAGCGACATTGGGGTTGGCGGGGGTATCTGTTCGAGCCGGGGCCCGCAGTACGATCGCCTCACTGTGGAACTTGGATGATGATTCTGGAGCCGTGTTCATGGGCAAGTTTTATCAAGAGCTATTGAATTCAGTTTCCAAGGCAGAAGCGCTGCGTCGGGCCCAATTGAGCTTGCTCACTGATCCAACCTATCAGTCACCTCGATTTTGGGGTCCCTATGTGTTGTTGGGCAATTGGCTTTAA
- a CDS encoding GAF domain-containing protein: MTEAFPDRLLCSIPAPVNEAKRLEALRRYEILDTPPEIAFDRITTLAARLFDAPIALVSLVDASRAWFKSCYGFELQEVRRDNTICSVALLYDDVLVVPDTQLDDRFTCNPFVQADPGLRFYAGAPLITHDGFTLGTLCLLDMKPRPDLTDAQKATLSDLAAMVVDELELRLAARRMAQIDTALLEVTKGVAAATGDAFFLALVQQFTKTLGVDYAFIGLVDSSDHFADRPDTVKTIAVCADGEIIDNFEYSLRGTPCQEVLQTRKLCLYPSGVQSQFPHAPLLVPLQVDSYAAIPFFDSVGAPLGLLAVMGRTPLSNLQLAESLLTIFALRIATELERQQTESDRQQAQQELARLIEQRTAELSQANELLRREIAERQQTEVALQKEQETLKVLLDNVQAGIVACNAEGILTLFNQAAREFHGLPEQPLPASQWAEHYDLYLPDGTTRMSQTEIPLFRALQGEILYNVEMMIVPKQGAARTLLASGQAIVDVHGQKQGAVVIMHDITERKQAEEERAELAREQAARALAEISQQAAEQAAERTARLQAVTAALSQSLTPYQVADVIVEQSLAALGASSALVVLLTDDRTELEIIKAIGYEPDLLEAWQRFPVTADVPLAAVVRTGEPTWLAPVSDRIQRYPHLAEIYSRYDFKAWMALPLTVEGKTLGGILLSFQAYQPQTQDDRDFVVALTRQGAQAISRAQLYEAERKARADAERANQVKDEFLAVLSHELRSPLNPILGWSKLLQTKHHDAVTLTRGLQTIERNAKLQTQLIEDLLDVSRILRGKLNLDKVPVDLKSTIEAAMETVRLTAEAKAIELQFTVNDGRSQETPSTLAVPYPNSRIQTLGDAGRLQQVIWNLLSNAVKFTPEGGRVEVYLERKLSHDAGIDQASMSPSPYPAYAQITVTDTGKGITPEFLPYIFDRFRQADSKTTRKFGGLGLGLAIARHLVELHGGTIQVSSPGEGLGATFVVKLPLVGDQASGIADWENSPNSSSPVSHSPLTGLRILVVDDETDARELVVFILKQAGASVTPVTSAIEALHVLKTLEMDLVISDVGMPDMDGYMLMQQIDTQFAVPSAKRRKPPAIALTAYAGELNQQKALAAGFQRHLTKPIEPVALVDTIVELTLNQTI, from the coding sequence ATGACTGAAGCTTTTCCCGACCGTCTGCTGTGCTCAATTCCTGCGCCAGTTAACGAAGCGAAACGGTTAGAAGCACTGCGACGCTACGAGATTCTTGACACGCCTCCAGAAATTGCATTCGATCGAATTACCACATTAGCAGCGCGTCTATTTGATGCACCGATCGCGCTTGTTTCCCTTGTCGATGCATCTAGAGCATGGTTTAAATCTTGTTACGGGTTTGAGTTACAGGAAGTTCGGCGCGATAACACGATTTGCAGCGTGGCATTGCTGTACGACGACGTGTTGGTGGTTCCTGATACCCAACTAGATGACCGGTTTACCTGTAACCCATTCGTGCAGGCCGATCCGGGGTTACGGTTTTATGCAGGTGCTCCGTTGATTACCCATGATGGGTTCACGCTTGGAACGCTGTGTCTGTTGGACATGAAGCCGCGTCCAGATCTGACCGATGCGCAAAAAGCGACTTTGTCTGATTTGGCTGCTATGGTGGTGGATGAGCTAGAACTGCGATTGGCCGCCCGCCGCATGGCCCAAATTGATACCGCTCTTCTAGAAGTGACGAAAGGAGTCGCTGCTGCCACAGGTGATGCGTTTTTTTTGGCATTGGTACAGCAATTCACCAAAACCTTGGGGGTTGATTATGCTTTTATTGGGTTAGTCGATAGCTCTGACCATTTTGCCGATCGCCCAGATACCGTCAAGACGATCGCGGTTTGTGCCGATGGAGAAATCATCGACAACTTTGAGTACTCCCTGCGTGGCACCCCTTGCCAAGAGGTGCTGCAAACTCGAAAACTGTGTCTCTATCCCAGTGGGGTGCAGTCCCAGTTTCCCCACGCCCCCTTACTGGTTCCGCTTCAGGTCGATAGCTATGCCGCTATTCCCTTTTTTGATTCAGTGGGCGCACCGCTGGGATTGTTGGCCGTTATGGGGCGAACTCCCCTGTCCAATCTCCAGCTTGCAGAATCACTGCTAACTATCTTTGCCCTACGAATTGCTACCGAACTAGAGCGCCAACAAACAGAGTCCGATCGCCAGCAAGCACAACAGGAATTAGCCCGCCTGATCGAACAACGAACCGCCGAACTATCGCAGGCCAACGAATTATTGCGGCGAGAAATTGCAGAACGGCAGCAAACCGAAGTAGCACTGCAAAAAGAACAAGAAACGCTGAAGGTGTTGCTAGATAACGTTCAAGCTGGCATTGTTGCCTGTAATGCTGAGGGCATCTTGACGCTGTTTAATCAAGCGGCACGCGAGTTTCATGGTTTACCCGAACAGCCTTTACCAGCCAGCCAGTGGGCGGAACACTATGATCTCTATTTGCCGGATGGCACAACCCGTATGTCCCAGACCGAAATTCCCCTCTTTCGGGCTTTGCAGGGCGAAATCCTGTACAACGTCGAAATGATGATTGTGCCCAAACAGGGAGCAGCCCGAACGCTGCTTGCTAGTGGACAGGCGATCGTTGATGTGCATGGTCAGAAGCAGGGAGCCGTGGTGATCATGCATGACATTACCGAGCGCAAGCAAGCCGAGGAAGAACGGGCAGAATTAGCACGAGAGCAGGCCGCCCGGGCCCTGGCAGAAATCTCTCAGCAAGCCGCCGAACAAGCCGCCGAACGCACTGCCCGATTACAAGCAGTAACAGCCGCTCTCTCGCAATCCTTGACGCCCTATCAAGTTGCAGATGTAATTGTTGAGCAGAGTCTGGCAGCGTTGGGCGCTAGTTCAGCGTTAGTAGTGCTGCTTACTGACGATCGAACCGAACTTGAAATTATTAAGGCGATTGGCTACGAGCCAGATTTACTCGAAGCTTGGCAACGCTTTCCAGTCACGGCGGATGTGCCCCTCGCAGCAGTCGTGCGGACCGGAGAACCTACTTGGCTTGCTCCTGTGAGCGATCGGATTCAGCGCTATCCTCACTTGGCTGAGATTTACAGCCGCTATGATTTTAAGGCCTGGATGGCTTTGCCTCTCACGGTTGAAGGTAAAACGCTGGGCGGTATTTTGCTGAGTTTTCAAGCATATCAGCCCCAAACTCAGGACGATCGTGATTTTGTTGTAGCCCTGACTCGACAGGGTGCTCAGGCAATTTCGCGGGCCCAACTCTATGAAGCAGAACGTAAAGCCCGCGCTGATGCAGAGCGAGCAAATCAAGTCAAAGACGAGTTTTTGGCAGTCTTGTCCCATGAATTGCGATCGCCACTGAACCCGATTTTGGGCTGGTCAAAATTGCTTCAAACTAAGCATCATGATGCCGTCACCCTAACTCGTGGCTTGCAGACTATTGAACGCAACGCCAAATTGCAAACCCAACTGATTGAAGATTTGTTGGATGTTTCTCGAATTCTGCGCGGCAAACTCAATCTGGACAAGGTTCCAGTCGATCTAAAATCGACGATCGAAGCGGCCATGGAAACGGTGCGGCTGACTGCTGAAGCGAAAGCGATCGAGTTGCAATTCACGGTAAATGATGGGAGAAGTCAGGAAACTCCTTCCACCCTAGCTGTTCCATATCCTAATTCACGAATTCAGACCTTGGGCGATGCAGGGCGATTACAGCAAGTGATTTGGAATTTGCTCTCCAATGCAGTCAAGTTCACACCAGAGGGCGGACGTGTCGAGGTGTACCTAGAACGAAAATTGAGCCATGACGCGGGAATTGATCAAGCGTCTATGTCCCCATCCCCCTATCCCGCCTATGCCCAAATTACCGTCACCGACACTGGTAAGGGCATTACTCCAGAATTTCTACCCTATATTTTCGATCGCTTCCGTCAAGCAGACAGCAAAACCACCCGCAAGTTTGGAGGACTCGGTCTAGGGTTGGCGATCGCTCGACACTTGGTAGAACTACATGGCGGTACAATTCAGGTATCCAGCCCAGGTGAAGGGTTGGGGGCTACGTTTGTGGTGAAGTTGCCGTTGGTTGGCGATCAAGCGTCAGGAATCGCAGATTGGGAAAACAGCCCCAATTCCTCATCTCCTGTATCTCACTCGCCATTGACAGGTTTACGAATTTTGGTAGTGGATGATGAAACGGATGCACGTGAGCTAGTGGTATTCATCTTGAAACAGGCAGGGGCCAGCGTCACACCTGTTACGTCTGCGATCGAAGCGTTGCACGTCTTGAAGACATTAGAGATGGATCTAGTGATCAGTGATGTGGGAATGCCCGATATGGATGGCTATATGCTAATGCAACAGATTGACACTCAGTTTGCTGTCCCCTCAGCCAAACGCCGCAAGCCTCCGGCGATTGCTTTGACAGCCTATGCTGGTGAACTGAATCAGCAGAAAGCT